In Syntrophobacterales bacterium, a genomic segment contains:
- a CDS encoding formate/nitrite family transporter — protein MVQRMLVIDDEKIVLESCRKIFSSEGFDVTVTSSPQEGLSLASLSPFDVILVDWKMPGFDGMDVIAELDRHAPDSAVVMISGYPSVGRAAEAMKRGAMDYVPKPFTPEEISETVKGAIQRKLTEEKKALGRFEKIMQSVQFPTATMEDKPPQTIAETVASTVGVGKTTSPWITVFVLGILAGAYIGFGGLLSTTVTFDLPKIMGIGFTKFLAGSAFSVGLMLVVIAGAELFTGNNLMLSSVMTGKITLGAMSARWAVVWFANLLGSVLLALILYLSGLWKTGDGALGASAVGIAYAKVNLTFVEVLVRAIGCNWLVCLAVWMALAARQTVGKIFAIYFPIMAFVAIGFEHVVANMYFIPAGIFLHNWAGIAAPAVYDTESLNWISFLWKNMVPATIGNIIGGGVFVGMSYWGAYLRPRSVKPDKPL, from the coding sequence ATGGTGCAAAGGATGCTCGTTATAGATGACGAAAAGATTGTTCTGGAATCGTGCCGCAAGATATTTTCGAGCGAGGGATTCGACGTGACGGTCACCTCAAGTCCCCAGGAGGGTCTGAGCCTTGCGTCCCTCTCCCCCTTTGATGTTATCCTTGTTGACTGGAAAATGCCCGGTTTCGATGGAATGGACGTGATCGCCGAGCTGGACCGCCATGCCCCTGATTCGGCTGTGGTGATGATCAGCGGATACCCTTCGGTGGGTCGGGCGGCGGAGGCGATGAAAAGGGGCGCAATGGATTACGTCCCCAAACCTTTTACTCCTGAGGAAATCTCCGAAACGGTCAAAGGGGCAATCCAGAGAAAACTGACCGAAGAAAAAAAGGCCCTCGGCCGCTTCGAAAAAATCATGCAGTCGGTTCAGTTTCCCACTGCCACCATGGAGGACAAGCCACCTCAGACGATAGCGGAAACCGTTGCCTCGACGGTGGGTGTGGGCAAGACCACGTCGCCCTGGATTACCGTGTTTGTGCTCGGCATCCTTGCCGGCGCATACATCGGATTCGGAGGACTTCTTTCCACAACCGTGACCTTCGATCTTCCCAAAATCATGGGGATCGGCTTTACAAAATTTCTCGCCGGCTCGGCCTTCAGCGTCGGCCTGATGCTTGTGGTAATCGCCGGCGCAGAGCTCTTTACCGGAAATAATCTGATGCTTTCGAGCGTCATGACTGGGAAAATCACCTTGGGCGCCATGTCGGCGCGATGGGCGGTGGTCTGGTTTGCCAATCTGCTGGGATCAGTCCTGCTTGCCCTAATCCTTTATTTATCGGGACTCTGGAAAACCGGCGACGGGGCGCTCGGCGCGTCCGCCGTGGGTATCGCCTATGCTAAGGTAAACCTTACCTTCGTGGAGGTGCTTGTCCGCGCAATCGGCTGCAACTGGCTCGTCTGCCTGGCGGTCTGGATGGCGCTTGCCGCCCGCCAGACGGTGGGCAAAATCTTCGCGATCTACTTTCCAATTATGGCTTTTGTTGCAATTGGCTTCGAGCACGTTGTGGCGAATATGTACTTTATTCCGGCAGGGATATTTCTGCACAACTGGGCTGGGATTGCGGCTCCGGCGGTCTATGACACTGAATCGCTCAACTGGATAAGTTTCTTATGGAAAAACATGGTTCCTGCGACGATCGGCAATATCATCGGCGGCGGTGTATTTGTCGGAATGAGCTACTGGGGGGCCTACCTCCGGCCACGCTCCGTTAAACCAGACAAACCGTTGTGA
- a CDS encoding response regulator → MEKKRALVIDDEQIVLDSVQKILADEGYEVDSTLSGREGIALAVKANYDIVLTDIRMPDIGGMSVLRDVKRAKPALPVIMITGYASIQSSVQAMKMGATDYIEKPFTPDQLIKAIAAALETAAVQEPEAQVVTHREEILKVLERASSDSDFIADLLYHGSDALDEYELTRPERLAVLTGDIDWIESQIGPLTPNQRRWLEKRLSAEIW, encoded by the coding sequence ATGGAAAAGAAAAGGGCGCTTGTGATTGATGACGAGCAGATCGTGCTCGATAGTGTGCAGAAGATTCTTGCCGACGAGGGCTACGAAGTCGATTCCACCTTGAGCGGGCGCGAGGGAATCGCTCTTGCCGTCAAGGCAAACTACGACATTGTGCTGACCGATATCCGCATGCCCGATATCGGCGGCATGAGTGTATTACGGGACGTAAAACGTGCCAAGCCAGCGCTTCCGGTCATCATGATTACCGGCTATGCCTCGATCCAGTCATCGGTTCAGGCCATGAAAATGGGGGCAACGGACTATATCGAAAAACCGTTTACCCCGGATCAATTGATCAAAGCCATTGCTGCGGCGCTGGAAACAGCAGCGGTCCAGGAGCCCGAAGCGCAGGTTGTTACCCACAGGGAGGAGATTCTGAAGGTGCTCGAACGGGCTTCATCAGACAGCGATTTTATTGCCGATTTGCTTTATCACGGCTCAGATGCGCTCGATGAATACGAGCTGACCCGCCCCGAAAGACTGGCTGTGCTCACGGGCGACATTGATTGGATCGAAAGCCAGATTGGTCCGTTGACGCCGAATCAGCGGCGATGGCTCGAAAAGAGACTCAGTGCCGAAATCTGGTAG
- a CDS encoding cache domain-containing protein — MFYSTRAKLIASFLAVVFLAGFVSLLIGGQLLYESVLDEAKNRVRLDLNTAREIYLNRIKSIAGPMSVSSMEPTLLVAVKKLDVAEIIPRLQIVKNRADLDFIGVVNKEGKMLCRIGRGDVRCETVEVKNPIAELVFARLVSVSGTIIVSKSFLAAHSLELADMARVRRLPVTGETQQKEEVETSGMALVAAFPIFDKGNIVGVLYGGALLNRSDKIVDTVRNTVFQNEIYKGRNVGTATIFFKDMRISTNVLTPKGARAIGTQVSREVKEHVLVKGERWTGRAVVVSDWYITAYEPIEDIFGSRVGMLYTGVLEQQYVDIRNKALFMFIIITAAGMLLAIGLGYFLSDRLTQPVNRLIKASLEVSEGNLNPEIGPISSDEIGVLQTTFRNMVLSLEDRDRRRKAESENRLLQSEKQASVGKLAAGVAHEINNPLTGVLTYTHMLLRRKDLGDDIRSDLEVIVQSTERVRKIVKGLLDFSRQTKLDREPTDVNRLVSATASMMENQALVKGVSINFNKGEALPQVTLDRNQIQSVLLNMILNALDATEPGDNININTATDLSASEPRQMGIEITIADNGCGIPPENLDKLFDPFFTTKEVGQGTGLGLSVSLGIVHEHGGAIRVQSEPGKGTRFFIWLPVEKQHSETAITH, encoded by the coding sequence ATGTTTTACTCTACACGAGCCAAGCTGATCGCCAGTTTCCTGGCCGTAGTCTTTCTGGCTGGGTTTGTTTCGCTGTTGATAGGAGGCCAGCTTCTCTACGAGAGCGTCTTGGACGAGGCAAAAAACCGTGTGCGGTTAGACCTTAACACTGCGCGTGAGATATACCTGAACCGGATAAAAAGCATCGCCGGTCCCATGTCGGTATCTTCGATGGAACCGACGTTACTGGTCGCCGTGAAAAAATTGGACGTCGCGGAAATCATCCCGAGATTACAAATTGTCAAGAATCGTGCCGATCTTGATTTTATCGGGGTCGTCAATAAAGAGGGAAAAATGCTCTGCAGAATCGGCAGGGGGGATGTCCGCTGCGAAACGGTGGAGGTGAAAAACCCCATTGCAGAGCTTGTCTTTGCCAGGCTGGTGTCCGTATCCGGCACGATAATCGTCAGCAAAAGTTTTCTTGCCGCCCATAGCCTGGAGCTTGCAGATATGGCGCGAGTCAGACGGCTTCCCGTAACCGGTGAAACCCAGCAGAAAGAGGAAGTGGAGACATCAGGGATGGCGCTCGTGGCCGCATTCCCGATATTCGACAAGGGGAATATTGTAGGGGTTCTATACGGAGGAGCGCTTCTCAACAGGTCCGATAAAATTGTCGATACGGTACGGAACACGGTTTTTCAAAATGAAATCTACAAGGGGCGCAATGTCGGGACGGCCACTATCTTTTTCAAGGACATGAGGATTTCAACGAATGTACTGACTCCGAAGGGTGCACGGGCCATTGGCACACAGGTTTCACGGGAGGTAAAGGAACACGTCCTGGTCAAGGGCGAGCGCTGGACGGGTCGGGCAGTCGTGGTGAGCGACTGGTATATAACCGCGTATGAACCGATTGAGGATATCTTTGGCAGCCGCGTCGGCATGCTCTACACCGGTGTTCTGGAGCAACAATATGTCGATATCAGGAACAAGGCCCTCTTCATGTTCATTATCATCACCGCCGCAGGCATGCTGCTGGCAATCGGGCTTGGGTATTTTCTATCCGACAGGCTCACACAACCTGTAAACCGCTTGATAAAGGCCAGCCTGGAGGTTTCAGAAGGCAATCTAAATCCCGAAATCGGCCCGATATCCAGCGATGAGATTGGAGTCCTGCAGACAACCTTCAGGAATATGGTCTTATCTTTGGAGGATCGCGACAGGCGAAGAAAAGCGGAGAGCGAAAACCGGCTATTACAGTCTGAAAAACAGGCAAGCGTCGGCAAACTGGCCGCAGGCGTTGCTCACGAGATCAACAACCCGCTCACCGGGGTTCTGACCTACACCCACATGCTGCTACGGCGGAAGGATCTGGGGGATGATATTCGCTCTGATCTTGAGGTTATTGTGCAGTCCACGGAGCGGGTGCGTAAAATCGTCAAGGGTCTGCTCGATTTCTCCCGACAAACAAAACTTGACCGGGAGCCGACCGATGTAAACCGCCTTGTGAGCGCCACTGCATCAATGATGGAAAATCAAGCACTTGTCAAAGGGGTTAGTATAAACTTCAATAAAGGGGAGGCCCTGCCGCAGGTCACTCTGGACCGCAATCAAATTCAGAGCGTATTGTTGAACATGATTCTCAATGCCCTTGATGCGACAGAACCGGGGGACAACATCAACATCAATACGGCAACCGATCTGTCCGCGAGCGAGCCTCGCCAAATGGGAATAGAGATTACCATCGCGGATAACGGTTGTGGCATTCCCCCGGAAAACCTCGACAAATTGTTCGATCCTTTCTTCACGACAAAAGAGGTGGGGCAGGGTACCGGCCTTGGCCTCTCTGTTTCTTTAGGCATCGTCCACGAACATGGCGGCGCCATCCGGGTGCAAAGCGAACCTGGAAAGGGAACAAGATTTTTTATCTGGCTGCCGGTGGAGAAACAGCATAGTGAAACCGCGATTACGCACTGA
- a CDS encoding response regulator: MKVLVIDDEKVVLDSCRKILCSEGFDVVPVSSVDDALALLENESFPLLLIDIKMPRHDGLYLMNLLREHGVLIPMVVMSGYTTAETMDKAKSMGATAFLPKPFTPDELIETVRQAIGEGAPLTAPLP; the protein is encoded by the coding sequence ATGAAGGTTCTGGTTATTGACGACGAAAAAGTTGTGCTTGACAGCTGCCGGAAGATTCTCTGCTCGGAGGGTTTCGATGTTGTGCCAGTGTCAAGTGTAGATGATGCCCTCGCGCTTCTTGAAAATGAAAGCTTTCCCCTCCTTCTGATTGACATCAAGATGCCCAGACACGACGGACTTTACCTGATGAATCTGCTTCGGGAACATGGGGTGCTCATCCCCATGGTGGTAATGAGCGGTTACACTACAGCTGAGACGATGGACAAGGCCAAGAGCATGGGCGCTACCGCCTTTCTCCCCAAACCCTTCACCCCTGACGAGCTGATCGAGACGGTGCGGCAAGCAATTGGAGAGGGGGCGCCATTGACAGCTCCCCTCCCCTAA
- a CDS encoding nitroreductase produces the protein MDVMKAVTTRRSIRNFKADAVSESLIREILEAARWSPSWGNTQPWEIVVVTGEKLEKFKKANQQLQREGALPQPDTTMPATWPEHIKQRYNEIGKKVLTALNIPRGDKEARLRYYSDMAALFGAPAMLLFCLDKEIAREYGMLDIGAILQTTCLLAHDRGLGTCILSATVLYPSMVREIIPLPSSKAIIMGAALGYPAAGKPVNEFERERAPLDSITLWVK, from the coding sequence ATGGATGTCATGAAAGCAGTAACAACGCGCAGAAGCATCAGGAATTTCAAGGCGGATGCCGTTTCGGAATCGCTAATCAGGGAAATCCTGGAGGCCGCCCGCTGGTCCCCTTCCTGGGGAAACACACAGCCTTGGGAAATCGTTGTCGTTACCGGGGAGAAGCTGGAAAAATTCAAAAAAGCGAATCAACAGTTGCAAAGGGAGGGCGCCCTGCCTCAACCCGATACCACAATGCCGGCAACCTGGCCGGAACATATCAAGCAGCGTTATAACGAAATCGGGAAAAAGGTGCTGACTGCGCTGAATATCCCCCGGGGAGACAAAGAAGCCAGGCTGCGCTATTACAGCGACATGGCCGCCCTGTTCGGCGCCCCCGCGATGCTGCTTTTTTGTCTGGACAAGGAAATTGCCCGTGAATACGGGATGCTGGACATTGGCGCCATTCTCCAGACAACCTGTCTGCTGGCGCATGACCGCGGCCTCGGCACCTGTATTCTTTCCGCAACGGTTCTTTACCCGTCAATGGTCCGTGAAATTATCCCGCTTCCGTCTTCCAAGGCCATCATAATGGGCGCAGCCCTCGGTTACCCGGCCGCGGGGAAGCCAGTCAATGAATTTGAGAGAGAACGAGCGCCCCTGGACTCCATAACCCTCTGGGTAAAATGA
- a CDS encoding arginine decarboxylase, pyruvoyl-dependent, producing MDSYVPKKMFFTKGVGTHKDELHSFERALRDAGIERCNLVQVSSIVPPNCKITSKSQGLKELVAGGITFCVMSRCCSNETKRLLVASVGCAIPADPRSYGYISEHHSFGQTEKQAGDYAEDMAAAMLASTLGIDFNVDESWDEKKEIFKISGKIVKTRNVTQSTIVKDAGYTTVLAAAVFIF from the coding sequence ATGGATAGTTATGTTCCCAAAAAGATGTTTTTCACGAAGGGAGTAGGAACGCATAAGGATGAACTCCATTCCTTTGAACGGGCGCTGCGCGACGCGGGGATTGAAAGGTGCAACCTCGTGCAGGTTTCCAGCATTGTGCCGCCAAACTGCAAGATTACCTCGAAAAGTCAAGGTCTGAAGGAATTGGTTGCAGGGGGAATCACCTTTTGCGTTATGAGCCGCTGCTGCAGCAACGAAACAAAACGGCTATTGGTGGCCTCCGTCGGGTGCGCAATCCCGGCGGATCCCCGTTCCTATGGATACATCAGCGAACACCACTCCTTCGGCCAGACAGAAAAACAGGCCGGCGATTACGCGGAAGACATGGCTGCGGCGATGCTTGCCTCCACCCTCGGAATAGATTTCAACGTCGATGAAAGCTGGGATGAAAAAAAGGAGATCTTCAAGATCAGCGGGAAGATCGTAAAAACACGCAATGTCACCCAATCGACCATCGTCAAGGATGCCGGCTATACAACGGTGCTTGCGGCGGCGGTGTTTATTTTTTAA
- a CDS encoding cyclopropane-fatty-acyl-phospholipid synthase family protein — MAPATANRNSHEKERTVHLLDELFCVDEGPRIGVRLWDGSNWPGDVATSTKIVLKHPGALRAMFLPGHELGLGEAYLYDDFDIEGNCEEVFDLAEDLARRTSGWRVKLRAAKELLSLPAEGEHPWLKAHGDAFRRPPVKLTGKPHSQERDRQAVTFHYNVSNEFYKLWLDRRMVYSSAYFQSPKEDLDSAQEGKLDYICRKLRLKPGQKFLDIGCGWGALVLHAAERYGVDATGITLSEPQAELANERIVAAGLGDRCRVLVADYRELETKEGYDALASVGMFEHVGEALLPVYFRQACDLMKPGGVFLNHGIVRRMGDVPHAGRNFVDTYVFPDGELIPVSVTLKAAEDVGFEIRDLESLREHYALTLRHWVRRLEGAHKEALNYVDEPTYRVWRLYMSGSANGFARGRINVYQALLSKPGAQGKSGLPLTRGDWYQSADKTV, encoded by the coding sequence ATGGCGCCAGCAACTGCTAACCGGAATAGTCATGAAAAGGAAAGAACCGTCCATTTGCTGGACGAGTTGTTTTGTGTTGACGAGGGGCCGCGGATCGGCGTTCGCTTATGGGACGGCTCAAACTGGCCGGGAGATGTTGCCACCTCCACAAAGATCGTCTTGAAGCACCCGGGGGCCCTGCGGGCCATGTTTCTGCCCGGGCATGAGCTGGGACTGGGCGAGGCCTATCTCTATGACGATTTCGACATAGAGGGCAATTGCGAGGAGGTATTCGATCTCGCCGAGGATTTGGCGCGCCGCACCTCCGGGTGGCGCGTCAAATTGCGGGCAGCCAAGGAGCTGCTGAGCCTGCCGGCAGAGGGCGAGCACCCTTGGTTAAAGGCTCATGGCGACGCATTTCGCCGCCCCCCGGTCAAACTTACCGGCAAACCTCATTCACAAGAGCGGGACCGCCAGGCGGTAACTTTTCACTACAACGTCTCCAACGAATTCTACAAACTCTGGCTCGATCGGAGAATGGTCTATTCTTCCGCATATTTTCAATCGCCCAAGGAAGATCTCGATAGTGCGCAGGAAGGCAAGCTGGATTACATCTGCCGGAAGTTGCGCCTTAAGCCCGGGCAGAAATTTCTCGACATCGGCTGCGGCTGGGGGGCCTTAGTGCTGCATGCGGCAGAGCGTTACGGGGTTGACGCCACCGGGATTACCTTGTCCGAACCTCAGGCGGAACTGGCCAATGAGCGGATAGTAGCGGCGGGACTTGGCGATCGCTGCCGCGTCCTGGTTGCCGACTATCGCGAGCTTGAAACAAAGGAAGGTTATGACGCGCTGGCGAGCGTGGGCATGTTTGAACATGTCGGCGAAGCGCTTTTGCCCGTATATTTCCGGCAGGCTTGCGACCTGATGAAGCCGGGCGGGGTTTTTCTCAATCACGGAATTGTGCGGCGCATGGGGGATGTTCCCCACGCCGGTCGAAACTTTGTTGACACATACGTTTTCCCTGATGGCGAGCTTATCCCGGTCAGCGTCACCCTGAAAGCGGCAGAAGACGTCGGGTTTGAGATTCGGGATCTGGAAAGTCTTCGCGAACACTACGCGCTGACGCTGCGCCACTGGGTGAGGCGCCTCGAAGGGGCCCACAAAGAGGCGCTCAATTATGTCGATGAGCCCACCTACCGGGTATGGAGGCTGTATATGTCCGGCTCGGCGAACGGCTTTGCCCGCGGCAGAATTAACGTCTATCAGGCCTTGCTCAGCAAGCCCGGGGCGCAGGGGAAAAGCGGTCTTCCGTTGACACGGGGCGACTGGTACCAATCAGCGGATAAGACTGTTTAA
- a CDS encoding putative DNA binding domain-containing protein: protein MNSIESLIKQGESQTLEFVASLNDKDIIASHVAALLNSGGGRLLIGVDDNKRVEGIPEAEKVVDELHSFLMKAISPRSLFSVGIEQVQGENQIIVIDVPGGKNTPFVANERVYLRSGSRTLTASGDDLQMLLQRRSAEVERWERRGAPVLTMEDLDKSEIQRTVQDALTGTRFEFRHPEDSEAVFSDLGMWNRGMLTNAADVCFGKRPAVRNPQIRVRAFALQTDKGGDYLDQADLNGPVTQVIEQARAFIHRNSPLTAQFLPDSLLRQNLEAYPDYVVREGLVNALAHRDYASFSSGATVLVYPARVEIWNSGRLPMGWRADKLRLPHASIPANPDTAHFLYIRNYMERIGRGTNKMIETCREMGLPAPTWAVDEDGITLTLHSRASIEAPELNLNKRQNRLLAELNPGSTITLSDYLKRFAGDVGDRQARRDLKELEAADLLKLIGKGRAAHYERTARNWKE, encoded by the coding sequence ATGAATTCCATCGAAAGTCTGATCAAACAGGGGGAGTCCCAAACACTTGAATTCGTGGCATCTCTGAACGATAAGGACATTATTGCCTCGCACGTTGCAGCATTGCTCAATAGCGGCGGGGGGAGGCTGTTGATCGGGGTTGACGATAATAAGCGCGTAGAGGGGATTCCAGAGGCCGAAAAGGTAGTTGATGAGCTTCATTCGTTCCTGATGAAGGCCATTTCGCCGAGATCGCTGTTTTCTGTGGGGATAGAACAGGTTCAGGGTGAAAATCAGATTATCGTGATTGACGTTCCGGGAGGGAAAAACACCCCTTTCGTGGCAAACGAGCGTGTTTACCTTCGCAGTGGTTCCCGCACTTTGACGGCTTCGGGTGATGACCTGCAGATGCTGCTTCAGAGGCGGTCCGCCGAGGTTGAGCGATGGGAGCGGCGAGGCGCGCCTGTATTAACGATGGAAGATCTGGATAAATCGGAGATACAGAGAACCGTCCAGGATGCATTGACGGGAACTCGTTTTGAGTTCCGACACCCGGAAGACTCGGAGGCAGTTTTTTCAGACCTTGGCATGTGGAATCGCGGCATGCTGACAAATGCCGCCGACGTCTGTTTCGGTAAGCGGCCGGCCGTGAGGAACCCCCAGATCCGCGTCAGGGCATTTGCCCTTCAGACCGACAAGGGTGGAGATTACCTCGATCAGGCGGATCTGAACGGGCCGGTGACGCAGGTCATCGAGCAGGCGCGGGCGTTCATTCATCGCAACTCGCCGTTAACGGCTCAGTTTCTCCCTGATTCATTGCTACGCCAGAATCTGGAAGCATATCCGGATTATGTCGTCAGGGAAGGGTTGGTAAACGCCCTTGCCCATCGTGACTATGCCTCGTTTTCCAGCGGCGCGACGGTTCTGGTCTATCCTGCTCGCGTGGAAATTTGGAACTCAGGACGGCTGCCTATGGGATGGAGGGCAGACAAATTACGGCTGCCCCACGCATCAATACCCGCGAATCCGGACACCGCCCATTTCCTCTATATCCGGAACTACATGGAACGGATCGGGCGGGGCACTAACAAGATGATCGAAACCTGTCGGGAAATGGGACTTCCGGCACCTACCTGGGCCGTGGACGAGGACGGGATTACGCTCACACTTCACAGCCGGGCGTCGATTGAAGCGCCGGAATTGAATCTGAACAAACGGCAGAACCGGCTTCTCGCCGAACTCAACCCTGGCAGCACCATCACCCTGAGCGATTATTTGAAGCGTTTTGCCGGTGACGTCGGCGACCGTCAGGCTCGGCGCGACTTAAAGGAACTGGAAGCCGCCGACCTCCTCAAGCTGATTGGAAAAGGACGGGCCGCGCACTATGAGAGGACAGCGAGGAACTGGAAGGAATAA
- a CDS encoding DUF4062 domain-containing protein, producing the protein MTTKRKPILMVSSAVFGFEELLDRIYASLAQMMNYEIWMSYKGTMPVYPELTALESCKLAVRECDLFLGIILPRYGSGKEKPEDDSITHDEMREAIRLKKPRWILAHDHVVFARGFLDKLGFTTREKRHKLKLVKSPIFEDLRIVDIYEMATRRDVEVYKDRVGNWVQTFGSPEDAQLFAVSQFRRFQEAEAFVKDTFGDVKAVRKALQKGGPV; encoded by the coding sequence ATGACTACGAAACGTAAACCCATTCTTATGGTCTCCTCTGCCGTTTTCGGCTTTGAGGAGCTGCTGGATCGAATCTATGCTTCTCTTGCCCAGATGATGAACTACGAGATATGGATGTCTTACAAAGGGACGATGCCGGTCTATCCCGAGCTCACGGCCCTGGAGAGCTGCAAGCTTGCCGTTAGGGAGTGCGATCTGTTTCTCGGCATCATTCTTCCGCGATATGGAAGCGGTAAGGAGAAGCCGGAGGACGATTCTATTACCCATGACGAAATGCGGGAAGCCATCAGATTGAAAAAGCCTCGCTGGATTCTGGCCCATGATCATGTGGTCTTTGCCAGGGGTTTTCTCGACAAGCTGGGGTTTACAACGAGAGAAAAACGTCATAAACTGAAATTGGTCAAGTCGCCTATCTTCGAAGATCTCCGTATCGTTGATATATATGAAATGGCCACGAGACGCGATGTTGAGGTCTATAAGGACCGTGTCGGCAACTGGGTGCAGACGTTCGGATCGCCTGAAGATGCGCAACTTTTTGCCGTCAGCCAGTTTCGTCGCTTCCAGGAGGCCGAAGCCTTTGTCAAGGATACGTTCGGCGATGTAAAGGCTGTACGGAAAGCTCTGCAGAAGGGAGGTCCAGTATGA
- a CDS encoding radical SAM protein gives MNVVYEPKGRAREYSELACNLYRGCTHGCRYCYAPSCMRTTGEKWHATAAPRRDVLQNLEKDAMKLRGDSRRILFCFLSDPYQPIERTERLTRQALGIVAKHRLNSQILTKGCADLIQEDMGLMRDAHTQLGITLCFADDSIRKDWETFASTVDDRLTVLKNAHKEGIFTWVSLEPVIDPAQALTVIRMAHPYVNFWKVGKLNHMKEHEKTVNWGKFLYDTEELFTKLGAKYYIKNDLQAFALKQ, from the coding sequence ATGAATGTCGTCTATGAACCAAAAGGACGGGCGCGGGAATACTCCGAGCTGGCCTGCAATCTTTATCGCGGCTGTACGCACGGCTGCCGGTACTGCTATGCGCCGTCGTGTATGCGAACGACAGGGGAAAAGTGGCATGCGACAGCGGCGCCGCGGCGTGATGTGCTGCAAAACCTCGAAAAAGACGCCATGAAACTGCGTGGAGATTCGCGGCGCATTCTCTTTTGCTTTCTGAGTGATCCGTATCAGCCGATTGAGCGCACGGAACGACTGACGCGGCAGGCGCTGGGTATTGTCGCAAAACACCGGCTGAACAGCCAGATATTGACCAAAGGATGTGCGGATCTCATCCAGGAAGACATGGGACTGATGAGGGATGCTCACACGCAACTGGGCATTACGCTTTGTTTCGCCGATGACTCTATCCGCAAGGATTGGGAAACGTTCGCCTCGACCGTGGATGACCGGCTGACCGTTTTGAAAAATGCTCACAAAGAGGGCATTTTTACATGGGTCAGCCTTGAACCGGTGATCGATCCCGCGCAAGCGCTTACGGTAATCCGCATGGCGCATCCGTATGTGAATTTCTGGAAGGTCGGCAAGCTAAACCACATGAAAGAACACGAAAAAACTGTGAACTGGGGTAAATTCCTTTACGATACGGAAGAACTTTTTACGAAACTTGGCGCAAAATACTATATAAAAAATGACTTGCAAGCTTTTGCACTGAAGCAATGA
- the tcmP gene encoding three-Cys-motif partner protein TcmP — translation MPSVYFETSNSDFKEASEKWRPKMKGRCANLLFLAQNGVNQITESIFQGIVELPKTDFIFFISSSIINRFRTTQGILDNLPVTKEDCFRMNGTNVHRIVTDAYRRWLPKDTEYYLGPFSIKKGSNVYGLVFGSAHPLGIDKFLRVAWKRGGDANFDIDRDGIDPSKPSLFPEDDKPTKIKDFEKELESALLEHRLKTNKDVYLFALRNGVMASHAKAALNQMVKEKILPEQTFHVSYDAWKKAATEAIKHF, via the coding sequence ATGCCAAGCGTCTATTTTGAAACATCGAATAGCGACTTCAAGGAAGCATCTGAGAAATGGCGCCCAAAAATGAAAGGCCGCTGTGCCAATCTTCTGTTTCTTGCTCAGAATGGTGTGAATCAAATTACGGAATCTATCTTTCAAGGCATTGTAGAACTTCCCAAGACGGATTTCATATTTTTCATTTCCTCGTCCATCATCAACCGTTTCAGAACAACGCAGGGGATTCTGGATAATTTACCTGTTACCAAAGAGGATTGTTTCAGGATGAACGGAACCAATGTGCATCGGATTGTTACGGATGCTTATCGTCGCTGGCTGCCGAAAGACACCGAGTATTATCTTGGTCCGTTTTCCATCAAGAAGGGTTCGAATGTCTATGGATTGGTTTTTGGATCAGCTCATCCACTCGGCATAGACAAATTTCTTCGGGTGGCATGGAAACGAGGCGGCGATGCGAACTTCGATATTGACAGGGATGGGATTGACCCGTCAAAGCCATCATTATTCCCAGAAGATGACAAACCGACTAAAATTAAAGATTTCGAGAAGGAACTTGAGTCCGCCTTGCTTGAGCATCGCTTAAAGACAAACAAAGATGTCTATCTGTTTGCCCTGAGGAATGGCGTAATGGCATCGCACGCTAAGGCCGCGCTAAATCAGATGGTAAAAGAAAAAATACTACCCGAACAAACATTTCACGTTTCATACGATGCATGGAAGAAGGCTGCTACGGAAGCAATCAAACATTTTTAG